The genomic interval TTAGCAGTGTGGTGATGATGCCGAGGGACATCAGTCCCGCCATCAGCAGGTAGGTGAGCTGCCAGCCGCGGTAGTCATAGCTGTCGTTGCTGCCAAGCCAGGCCGCCAGCGCCAGCGCGCCCGCCCCTGCCATTATCATGGCGAGCCGGTAACCCGTCATGTAGGAGGCCGCCATGGCCGCCTGCAGGCGCTCAGGTGCCGACTCGATACGGTAGGCATCGATGACGATATCCTGGGTCGCGGAGCAAAACGCCACCAGCAGGGCGAACAGGGCGAGCTGGGCGAGCTGGGTTTTGGGATCGCAATAGGCCATGCCCACCAGGGAGAGGGCGATCAGCACCTGGGAGAGCAGCATCCAGCTGCGTCGCCGCCCCAGCAGCCGGGAGAGCAATGGCAGCGGCATCCTGTCAACCAGCGGCGACCACAGCCACTTGAAGCCATAGGCCAGCGCCACCCAGCTCATGTAGCCGATGTCGGTCAGGCTGACATCGGCTTCGCGCAGCCAAAAGGAGAGGGTGCCGAAGACCAGCAGCAAGGGCAAGCCGGAGGAGAAGCCCATGGCAAACAGAGTGAGTACCCGCGCTTCCAGATAGACGGCGAGGGCGTCTCGCCAGCTTGTGGCGCGGTCCGGGGTGTGGCTGGGCGGGCGGAGATTGTTCAACTGCCTGACTCCTCAGAGAAAAGGGGGTCATTTTGTCAGGTTCGAGGGGGATAGCCAAGGCAAGCCGAACTGAGTGGCCCGGGATTCAGGGTCTTGAGCCGATGCAGTGGCGCGGACAGGGCCCCTCTGCCACGAGGAAGCTGGCGCAGGCCATCAGTTGCTGACGCAACCAGGTGTCTGTGATGAGTTGATGCTCGTCCCACAGATGCAGGCTGTGGAGCAGGTGCCAGAACACCCCCTCCTGCTCGGTGGCGGGCGCTTTGTCAATGGGGATGGCGGGCAGCGCCTGCCAGCGGGAGAGGAGTTGCCAGCTCAGATCCTCGAGCTGCCGATAGGGCATTTCCCGTGCCAGAAAGTGACGAACCGCCTGAGCCAGCTCAATGGCGTGTTGGGCAATGTAATCGTGACAAGTCACCGGAACCTCCTCTCTCTGCCTGGCCATGTCCCGCACAAATAGGACAAGGCCAGAGTATAGAAAGGGGGCGCCGGTGACCCGGGCAACGCTGTGGTGGAATGTGATCCGCCCCGCGTTATTTGTCTGCCAGCAGCACCACTTTTTTCAGGATGATGGGGCTGGTCGGCACGTCATTGGCGCGCAGTATGGAGCTGTAGCCGGTCTGGACCTGAGCCAGCTTGTCCAGCACCTCCATGCCCTGCACCACCTGGCCGAACACCGTATAACCGGCGCCGGCATTGGCGTTGAGGTTGTCGTTGTCCACCAGGTTGAAGTAGAACTGGCGGGTGGCGCTGTCGACCGCCTGGGTGCGGGCCATGGCGATGCTGCCACGCTTGTTGGGCAGGCCGCCCCTGGACTCGTTGACCACGGGGTCGAAGGTCGGCAGCGGCTGGAATTGCTGATTATAGCCCCCGCCCTGCACCACGAAGTTCTGGATCACCCGGTGGAACAGGCTGCCGTCATAGCTGCCATCCGCCACGTAGCGCAGGAAGTTCTTCACCGTCTGCGGCGCCTGCTTGGGGGCCAGCTCCACCACTATGTTGCCGTGGTTGGTCTCCATCTGGACTTTTTGTCCGGCGAACGCCAGGGGGGCGATCAGGGTGGCCAGTAACCAGAGTTTCTTCATTTATAAGCTCCTTGCTCAGCTAGGCTGGCCTTTGAGATAACCGCGCAGTGCCTGGTCGGCCATGATCTGTTGCAGCACGCTGCCCAGTTGCTGGTTCAGGGTGGACTCCAGATCGGCCATGGTAGGCTCACCCGGCTCCTCCTTGCTGGAAGACATGTTGAACTGCTTGGTCAGCTTGTTGCCCTGGAAGTCGGCGATCACCTGCAGGCTGACCTTGGACTTGGTGACATAGGTAAAGGTCTTCTCCTCGACCGTGACGGCGGCGGTGGAGATGGCCAGGGTCAGGTTGGTGGTGCCGCTGTTACCCACTTCGAGGCCTTGGCTGCGCAACCCTTCCGCCAGTTTTTCCGCCAGCAGGTTGTTGAGGGGCTGGCTGCTGTTGACCAGCACGGGAGCCTTCTCTTTCTTCTTGATGGAGAAGACATAGGCGGCCTCGCGCTTGTCCACCCCTTCCATGGTGATGCGGTTGCCAGAGTAGTACTGCTGGTTGGAGGGGATGACTTGCGGATTGAGCAACGCCGTCTCCGGCCAGTGGGTGGCACAACCACCCAGTATCAGGGCGGCCAGCAGCAAGAGTGACTTTTTCATCATGGGTTTCCTTTAGCTTTATCTTTAGCGTTTGATGGCTTTCAAAATAACGAATTTGCTGTTCGACGCAACGACTTGTGCGTTGGCAAACAAGCGCTTGAGTTTGTTGTGATAGTCCAGATGACGGTTGCCTACTATCCAGAGTTCACCCCCCTGAGGCAACACCCGGTGTGCGTCGGTGAACATCTGCCAGGCGATGTGATCGGTGATCGCCTGCAACTGATGGAAGGGGGGATTGCAGAGGATCCGATCCGCTGCCCCGACCGCCACGCCGTCGAGACAGTTGTTGACCATGAAGTGGGCCCGCGGCAGGGCGTCCGGCAGGTTGTGCTCGACGTTGAGCCGCGCCGAGGCGACCGCCATGTGGGATTCGTCGATGAAGGTCACCTCCACCTCGCTGTCCTTTGCCAGCAGCGAGAGACCCAGCACCCCGTTGCCGCAGCCAAGGTCTATCACCTTGCGGGCACTGTGGATCGGCAAATTGTCCAGCATGAAGCGGGCGCCTATATCCAGGCTGGTGCGCGAGAAGACGTTGGCATGGTTGTGGATGAGCATGTCGGTGCCCTCCAGCGGCCAGACGGTCGGGAAGGGGTTGGTCAGGGCAGAGCGATCGGCCTGCGGCTCGCAGTGAATGAGGCGCGCCTTCTTCCAGGCCAGCGAGGTGCGAGTCGCTCCCAGGTATTTCTCAAACAGCTTGAGGGTGGAGCTGTGAATGTCTTTTGCCTTGCCGGCGGCCAGGATGCGGGTGGCCGGGGTGACTACCGCACGCAGGGCCAGCAGTTGCTGCTCCAGCAGCGCCTGATACTTGGAGACCTTGATCACCACCAGTGCAGGGGCTGAAGGCAGCGGGGCCAGGGCATCCTGCAGGGTGATCCCGCTCGCCTCCAGCCCGTTCTCCGCCAGATTGGCCAGGGTGGCCCGCTCGCTGATGTAGGAGTCGCTCACGCAGACCGGGCCATGGCCGTGCAGATAGGCGGCCAGGGCGCCGAAGCCGTCGTTCATGATGATGACGGGGCCATCCTGTTCGAGCGGCTCCTCGGCCAGGGTGTTGATCAGGTACTCGTCCGCCGCATCCCAGGCCTGCAGGGGATCCTGGCTCTGCCGTGGGTAGCGATACAGGGTCAGACGACAATGGGCAGTGTCGAGCAGGGTTTGCATAAGTAAGAGAGTCCAAGGTGTTGCTGATAGATGACGCCTGCCCGCACCGTGTTGCCCGGCAGGCAGGGAAAGTGGCGCTATTCTAGCGGCGACGGAGAATTTCACCAGCCCGCAGCGAGGAGGCGCCCGGCCATCCTCTATATTGAAGCGGGCCTGATGCATCCGGCATGCAACCCTGGCTACAATGGCCGGATATTCAACGAGGGAGTCTTGCCCGTGAGCATGCAACAACAGATAGAGGCCAAACTGGCCGCCGCCTTGTCCCCCAGTCATCTGGAAGTGATCAACGAGAGCTACATGCACAGGGTGGAACCGGGATCCGAGAGCCACTTCAAGGTCATAGTGGTGAGCCAGGCCTTCGAGGGGCAGCGCCTGCTGGGACGCCATCGTCAGGTCAACGGCGTGCTGGCAGAGGAGCTGGCGGGGACCATCCATGCGCTGGCGCTACATACCTATACCGAGGCGGAGTGGCAGGCCCGGGAGCAGGCCCCCAAAACCCCGGGCTGTGTCAGCAAGTCCCCCTTTGCCTGACCCATTGACCTTTTCATTACCCAATTGTCGATTAATTAACAAAATTATCACGACAGGGCCGGGGCGCTAGCCTCCGGCCCCGAGCGCATTGGAACAGGGTAATGATTACTTTTTCTAATCAACCTTTGAGGCAAGGGAAAATACCTCCATATGGGTAGCAAAACAAAGAATCCTTTAAAACCACGGGTTGCAGGGATGGAAGGGAAATATTCATTGGAGGTTAATTTTGTGATAGGACGGGGATTTTCCCCATTTGGCGTGGCGACTGACTTGTCTAAGGTGGTAAACTCAGTCGCTTTTGAATGATCCTGTATGTTGCTGATTTGTTTGTTTTATCGACATTTTACCGCGATGTTGACGGGCTCATTCAACAACTCGTCGTGATGTATTTCTCGGCGCTAACCAACCTGTCTTCCCTTAACGGTAGTGCAAGTGAGTATGATTACAATTAAAAGAGGACTGGACATCCCCGTGCTGGGTGCTCCGGAGCAAGTAATCTACGATGGCCCGGCCATCACCCGTGTTGCTACACTCGGCGAAGAGTTCGTGGGGATGCGTCCTACTATGTTCGTCAAAGTAGGTGATCGCGTCATTAAAGGTCAGGAGCTCTTCGAAGATAAGAAGAATCCCGGCGTTAAATTCACGGCCCCTGCCACCGGTGTGGTTTCTGAGATCAACCGTGGTGCCAAGCGTGTTCTGCAATCCGTTGTCATCGACATCGATGGTTCTGACGAACAGGTGACCTTTGAACACTTTGCGTCTGCCGAGCTGGCACAGCTCGAGCGCAGCAAGGTGCAGGACATCCTGGTCGCATCAGGCCAATGGACCGCATTGCGTACCCGTCCATTCAGCAAGGTGCCGGCAGTGGGCTCTGCCCCGCGTGCCATCTTCGTCACCGCCATGGACACCAACCCGCTGGCCGCCAACGCCGAGATCATCATCAAGGAACAGGCCCAGGCCTTCCTCGACGGTCTGGCCGTGCTGAGCCGCCTGACCGATGGCACCGTCCACGTCTGCAAGGGCGAAGCCAGCCTGCCGCACGCCTCCCTGGCCCAGGTCAAGGAAGCCGTGTTTGTCGGCCCGCACCCTGCCGGCCTGCCCGGTACCCACATCCACTTTCTGGACCCGGTCGGTGCCAAGAAAGTGCAGTGGCACATCAACTATCAGGATGTGATCGCCTACGGCAAGCTGTTCACCACCGGTCAGATCTTCACCGACAAGGTGATCGCCCTGGCCGGCCCGAACGTGATCAAGCCGCGCCTGCTGCGCACCCGTCTGGGCGCCTGCATCAGCCAGCTGACCAACAACGAGCTGCGTGCGGACGAGAATCGCATCATCTCCGGTTCCCTGCTCAGCGGTGCCAAGGCCGAAGGGGTTCATGACTACCTGGGTCGCTACCACAATCAGGTGAGCGTACTGGGTGAAGGTCGTGAGAAAGAGTTCCTGGGCTGGGTCAAACCCAGTGCCGACAAGTTCTCCATCACCCGCACCACCCTCTCTCATCTGATGAAGGGCAAACTCATCAACTTCACTACCACCACCAACGGTAGTGATCGCTCCATGGTGCCTATCGGCAACTATGAGCGCGTGATGCCGCTCGACATCCTGCCGACCCTGCTGCTGCGGGATCTGGTCTCCGGCGACACCGACAGCGCACAAGCGCTCGGCTGCCTGGAGCTGGATGAGGAAGATCTGGCGCTCTGTGCCTTCGTCTGCCCCGGCAAGACAGAGTACGGCCCAGTCTTGCGTGAGTGCCTGACCAAGATAGAACTGGAAGGTTAAGCGATGAGTTTCAAGCAACTTCTTGAAAATATGGAACATCACTTCGAGCCGGGTGGCAAGTACGCCAAGTACTATGCCCTGTTCGAGGCGGCGTATACCCTGTTTTATACCCCCGGGTCCGTGACCCGCAATGCCGCCCACGTCCGTGATGCGATCGATCTGAAGCGCATGATGATCATGGTGTGGCTGGCCGTGTTCCCGGCCATGTTCTGGGGCATGTACAACGTCGGCAACCAGTCCATCGCCGCCATCGCCCATCTGGGCAGCGCGGCCGGTGCCGATACCTGGCAATACACCATAGCGACCCTGCTGGGTGCCTCGCTGGATCCGGCCGTGGCCGGCATCGGCAGCAAGATGCTGATCGGTGCGGCGCACTTCCTGCCCATCTACCTGACCGTGTTCCTGGTCGGTGGCTTCTGGGAAGTGCTGTTCGCCATGGTGCGCAAGCACGAGATCAACGAAGGCTTCTTCGTGACCTCCATCCTGTTCGCCCTGATAGTGCCGCCCGAGCTGCCCCTGTGGCAAGCCGCGCTCGGCATCACCTTCGGCGTGGTGCTGGCCAAGGAAGTGTTCGGTGGGACCGGCAAGAACTTCCTGAACCCGGCCCTGGCAGGTCGTGCGTTCCTGTTCTTCGCCTACCCGGGTCAGATCTCCGGCGATGCCGTCTGGGTGGCCGTTGACGGCTATTCAGGCGCAACTGCCCTGAGCCAGTGGGCTCAGGGCGGCCAGATGGCGCTGATCAACGGTGCCACCGGTGAAGCCATCAGCTGGATGGATGCCTTCCTCGGCAACCTGCCGGGTTCCATCGGTGAAGTCTCCACCCTGATGATCCTCATCGGTGCGGCCATGATCGTCTATATGCGGATCGCCTCCTGGCGCATCATCGCCGGCGTCATGATCGGCATGGTGGCGACCTCTCTGCTGTTCAACGTCATAGGTTCAGACACCAACCCCATGTTCAGCATGCCGTGGCACTGGCATCTGGTGCTGGGCGGCTTCGCCTTCGGCATGGCCTTCATGGCGACTGATCCTGTCTCCGCCGCCTTTACCAACAAGGGCAAGTGGTGGTACGGCGCCCTCATCGGCGTCATGGTCGTGCTGATCCGTGTCGTGAACCCCGCGTTCCCGGAAGGCATGATGCTGGCCATTCTGTTTGCCAACCTGTTTGCCCCCTTGTTTGACCATTTCGTGGCGCAGGCGAACATCAAGCGGAGGATCGCACGTGGCGTTTAATAAAGACTCTACTACCGGCACTCTCGCCGTAGTGACCGGTCTGTGTCTGGTCTGCTCCATCGTGGTCTCCGTGGCCGCCGTGGGTCTGCGTCCGGCCCAGCTGGAAAACAAGGCGCTGGACAAGCAAAGCAACATACTGTCCGTTGCCGGTGTCGATGTCAGCTCTGTGGCCAAGCGTGACCTGGCCCAGCTGTATGGCGACAAGATTGAAGCGCGTCTGGTGGATCTGGCCACCGGTGAGTTCGTTGACGGCGATGCCGACAACTTCGACACCAAGCTGGCGGCCAAAGATCCGGCCAAGAGTGTTCGTCTGGCACCTGCCGACGACAAGGCTGGTCTGCGTCAGATCTCCAAGCTGATCCCGGTGTTCTTCGCGAAAGATGCCCAAGGCAAGGTCGACAACATCATATTGCCGATCTACGGCCAGGGTCTGTGGTCCACCATGTATGCCTTCGTGGCAGTCGCGGCCGATGGCCAGACCATCAAGGGCATCACCTACTATGACCACGGTGAAACCCCGGGTCTGGGCGGCGAGATCGAGAACCCGGCCTGGCGCGAGCTGTTCGTCGGCAAGAAGCTGTTCGATCAGGACGGTCAGCCTGCGCTGCGGGTGATCAAGGGCCATGCTCCGGCTGGTTCCGAGCATGAAATCGACGGCCTGTCTGGCGCAACCCTGACCGGTAATGGCGTACAGCACACCTTCGACTTCTGGATGGGCCCCAAGGGCTTCGGTCCCTTCCTGGCCAAGGTACGTGCAGGAGAAATCAACAATGGCTGACAAGAGCGAAATGAAAAAATTGCTGTTGACGCCTGTGCTCGGCAACAACCCCATCGCACTGCAGGTGCTGGGTGTCTGTTCCGCGCTGGCCGTTACCAGCCAGATGAAGACGGCGTTCGTGATGACGCTGGCCGTTACCGCGGTCACCGCCTTCTCCAACCTGTTCATCTCCCTGATCCGCAACCAGATCCCGAACAGCGTGCGGATCATCGCCCAGATGGCGGTGATTGCCTCGCTGGTTATCGTGGTTGACCAGGTGCTCAAGGCCTATGCCTATGACATCTCCAAGCAGCTGTCGGTGTTCGTCGGCCTCATCATCACCAACTGTATCGTGATGGGTCGTGCCGAAGCCTATGCCATGAAGAGCGCACCGCTGCCCTCCTTCCTGGACGGCATCGGCAACGGTCTGGGGTATGGCGCCGTGCTGCTGGTGGTGGCGACTGTGCGCGAGATCCTGGGCTCCGGCACCTGGTTCGGCATCGAGCTGCTGCCGCTGGTGAACAACGGTGGCTGGTATGTGCCTAACGGCCTGCTGCTGCTGCCGCCGAGTGCATTCTTCATCATTGGTCTGATCATCTGGGGCGTACGCACCAAGGATCCCAAGCAGGTGGAGGCAAAGGATTAAGGTATGGAACACTATCTGAGTCTGTTGATTCGTTCGATCTTCATCGAAAACCTGGCGCTCTCCTTCTTCCTGGGGATGTGTACCTTCCTGGCGGTGTCCAAGAAGGTCAAGACCGCCATGGGTCTGGGTATTGCCGTTATCGTGGTTCAGACCGTTGCCGTTCCGGCCAACAACCTGATCTACAACTACGTGCTCAAAGACGGTGCCCTGGTCTCCGGCCTGGATCTCAGCTTCCTGAGCTTCATCACCTTCATCGGGGTGATCGCGGCCCTGGTGCAGATCCTGGAGATGGCGCTGGACAAGTACTTCCCGGCGCTCTACAACGCCCTCGGCATCTTCCTGCCGCTCATCACGGTGAACTGCGCCATCTTCGGCGGCGTCTCCTTCATGGTGCAGCGTGACTACAACTTCGTGGAGTCTGTGGTCTATGGCGTGGGGTCGGGTGCAGGCTGGATGCTGGCCATAGTCGCGATGGCAGGGATCCGCGAGAAGATGAAGTACTCCGATGTTCCGGAAGGCCTGCGTGGCCTCGGCATCACCTTCATCACCGCGGGTCTGATGGCACTGGGCTTCATGTCCTTCTCTGGTATTTCCCTGTAATCGGAAAGGAAATATAGATGGAAATTATTCTGGGTGTGGTCATGTTCACCGTGATCCTGCTGGCCTTGGTGGCAGTCATTCTGTTCGCCAAGTCCAAGCTGGTGACCGCAGGTGACGTGACAATCAGCATCAACGGCGACCCGGCCAAGGCTGTCACCAGCCCGGCGGGTGGCAAGCTGCTCGGCGTGTTGGCCGGCAGCGGTATCTTCGTCTCCTCCGCCTGTGGCGGCGGCGGCTCCTGTGGTCAGTGCAAGGTGCGAGTGAAAGCCGGCGGCGGCGACATATTGCCGACCGAGCTGGATCACATCAGCAAGGGCGAAGCCCGTCATGGCGAGCGTCTGGCCTGTCAGGTCACAGTCCGTTCCGACATGGACATCGAGCTGCCGGAAGAGATCTTCGGCGTGAAGAAGTGGGACTGTACCGTCATCTCCAATGACAACAAGGCCACCTTCATCAAGGAGCTCAAGCTGCAGATCCCCGATGGGGAGAGCGTGCCGTTCCGCGCCGGTGGTTATATCCAGATCGAAGCCCCTGCCCACCACGTGCAGTACAAGAACTTCGACATTCCCGAGGAGTATCGCGGGGACTGGGATCGCTTCAAGATCTTCGAGCTGGAGTCCAAGGTCAACGAGCCGATCATCCGCGCCTACTCCATGGCGAACTATCCGGAAGAGTTCGGCATCATCATGCTGAACGTACGGATCGCGACCCCGCCGCCCAGCAACTGGACTGCGCCTCCCGGCCAGATGTCCTCCTACATCTTCAGCCTCAAGGCTGGTGACAAGGTGACCATCTCGGGTCCGTTCGGCGAGTTCTTCGCCAAGGACACCGACGCCGAAATGGTGTTCATCGGTGGTGGTGCCGGCATGGCGCCGATGCGTTCCCACATCTTCGACCAGCTGCGTCGCCTGAAGTCCAAGCGCAAGATGAGCTTCTGGTACGGTGCCCGTTCCAAGCGCGAGATGTTCTATGTCGAGGACTTCGACATGCTGGCCGCCGAGAACGACAACTTCCAGTGGCACGTCGCCCTGTCGGATCCGCAACCGGAAGACAACTGGGATGGCTACACCGGCTTCATCCACAACGTCTTGTTCGAGAACTACCTCAAGAACCACGAGGCACCGGAAGACTGCGAGTTCTACATGTGTGGACCTCCCGTCATGAACGCTGCCGTCATCAACATGCTGAAAAACCTCGGCGTTGAAGACGAGAACATCCTCCTGGATGACTTTGGTGGTTAATCCATGCACAGTGTTGTAAAGACCTGGCTAGCCTTCGGGCTAGCCTTTTTCTTGACTGGGTGCGGTCAGGAATCGGTCCAATCGAAGCCGGAGATCCACATCACCGGCAGCACCATGGGCACCTACTACTCCATCAAGGTGGCGGATGCCGCCGTCACGGATGCCGCCAAGCTTCAGGCCGAGGTGGATGTCCTGCTGGAACGGGTCAACGATCAGATGTCCACTTACCGCCCGGATTCCGAGCTGTCGCGCTTCAACCAGCACAAGGGCAATACCCCGCTGGTGGTCTCCCGTGACACGGCCCGGGTGGTGACCGAGGCCATTCACATTGGCCGCGAGAGCCGCGGGGCGCTGGACGTCACCGTGGGCCCCCTGGTCAATCTGTGGGGCTTTGGGCCGGATGCCAAACCGACCAAGGTGCCATCCGACGAGCAGATCACCCAGACCCGGCAGAAGACGGGCCTCGGCAATCTGCATGTGGTAACCTCGGTCGACGCCGACACCCTGCAAAAGGACATCCCGGATCTCTACGTGGATCTCTCCGCCATCGCCAAGGGCTTCGGGGTGGACAAGGTGGCCGAGTACCTGGAGTCCCTGGGGGCGCGCAACTACCTGGTGGAGATCGGCGGCGAGCTGCGGATCAATGGCGTCAACGGCAAGGGTCATCCCTGGCGTGTCGCCATCGAGAAGCCGACCGCCAATGCCGGCTCGGTGCAGGAAGTGATAGTGCCAGGGGACAACGGCGTCGCCACCTCGGGGGACTATCGCAACTACTACGAGCTGGATGGCAAGCGCGTCTCCCACACCATAGATCCGCTGACGGGCAAGCCCATCACCCATCGCATGGTGTCGGTGACAGTGATCCACCCCTCCTGCATGACGGCAGACGGGCTGGCCACGGCGCTGACCGTCATGGGTACGCAGAAGAGCCTGGCCTATGCCAAGGAGCGGGGTCTGGCCATCTTCGTCATCACCAAGACGGACGAGGGCTTCGAGGAGGCTTACTCGGATGCCTTCAAGCCCTACCTGGCCAAGCAGCCCGGCTAACAGTACAGGTAGCGCCATCACTCATCGGGATGGCGCTGCCTGAGAATCTTGTCGCCGGATGCCGTTGAGCCGTATCTGGTTAAACAGTAAAGGGGTAATACCATGCAGATCTTTCTGATCACCTTCGGGGTGTTTCTGGTGGTGGTGGTGGCTATGGCCATCGGCTACATCTTCCAGAAGAAGACCATCTCCGGCTCCTGTGGCGGCCTTGGCACCATAGGGATCGAGAAGGAGTGTGACTGCCCGGAGCCCTGCGACAATCGCAAGAAGAAGATGGCCAAGGAAGAGGCCCGTCGCAAGATGCTGGTGGACAACCGCATCCTCTGAGGGCGAGCCCCTGTGCGGGGGCATCGAATCCACGCGAGCCGACCCTGGGTCGGCTCGCGTTTTCATGGCGCTCAGTAATCGTATTTGTGGCAGGATTTCTTGCTAAATTCCGCTTTCCTCTGCGCCAGCTCCTCCCTGGTGCCCAGCTCGTCCCCCTGCTTGATGGCCTTCTCCAGTATCTCTATGCGCTCAAACAGCCAGCTGCACTCGGCGGTCGGATGGTCCTTGGTCATGCCCGTCAGCGGCAACAGCAGCAGGCAGAGTCCCGGCCAGATCGCTCTCATCTCTCCTCCTTGAGTCTGATGTGGATGGTGCCTTGAGAGTCTATCCGTCCGTCGCCTTCCGTGCGCTGGCAGAAATGACAGGGCTGGGGTAGCATGGGGTCTTGACTGGTTATTCATACAGTGGTGTTGCCGCCTCGTCACCACAGCGGCGGGTGCACCCAACCACGCGGCAGGCGCCGACGGCTCAACAGACTCTGGCATGCGCAAGATCATTCACATCGACATGGACTGCTTCTTCGCCGCGGTGGAGATGCGGGACAACCCGGCCCTGCGGGAGGTGCCGCTGGCCATCGGCGGCTCGGCCGACCGGCGCGGCGTCATCTCCACCTGCAACTATGTGGCGCGCCGCTTCGGGGTGCGCTCCGCCATGCCGAGCGCCCTGGCCAGGAAGCTCTGCCCGCCGCTGGTGCTGCTGCCGGGCCGGATGGCCGTCTACAAGGAGACCTCCCGCCAGTTGCAGGCCATCTTCCTGCGCTACACCGACAGGGTGGAGCCGCTCTCACTGGATGAGGCCTACCTCGATGTCACGGACAGCCCCCACTGCGGCGGCAGCGCCACCCTGATGGCGGCCGAGATCCGCGCCGCCATCGCCCGCGAACTGGGGCTGACCGCCTCGGCCGGGGTGGCGCCGAACAAGTTTCTGGCCAAGCTCGCCTCCGAGCAACGCAAGCCGGACGGGCTGTTCGTGATAAGGCCCCGGGAGGTGGACGAGTTCGTGCGCCAGCTGCCGCTTGGCAAGCTACCCGGCATAGGCCGCAAGACGGCCCAGCGGCTGGAGTCCCTCGGGCTCTACTCCTGCGAGGATGCGCGCCAGCTCGGCAACGAGGAGCTGGTGAGCCGCTTCGGCAAGCTGGGGGAGATGCTCGCCGGTCGCATCTGGGGGCACGATGAGCAGCCGGTGCAAGCCCAGCGGACCCGCAAGACCATAGGGGTGGAGACGACCCTGGCCAGCGACGTGCTGGATGAAGCCGCCTGTTGGGAGGTGCTCAGCCGGCTCATTCCCGAGCTGGAGCTGCGCTTTGCCAGGGCCTGCCCTGCGGAGGCGCTGATGGGGCAGGGGATCAAGCTGAAGTTTGCCGATTTTCAGCAGACCACCGTCTATCGCAAGGGGAGCTACCAGGCGACCCGTTTCCACGATCTGCTGCACGAGGGGCTGCAACGGGCTCAAGGAAAACCCATCCGCCTGCTCGGTCTGGTGGTCGGCCTGCCAGGGGCCGGGGAAATCAATCAACTGAGCCTGGATCTCAGCTGATTTAGTTAAGTTTTTGTGTCCAAAACCGATACAGTGTTCACATCTGTAGACGTTAGGAAATCGTGGCATGAGTTCTCTTTCTGTTCAGGGACGGATCACCCTGATCGCCGGTTGTTGCCTGTTGGCCAGTGCCGCCGCACTGGTCGCCTCTTCCCTCTTCAATGCGGCCCGTATGCAGGAGCAGGTGCTCACCTCCACCACCCTGGAGGGGCAGCACGCGGCAGAAAACTGGATGAAGGCCATGGGGTCCACCCAGGCGGCCAGAGTGACCAGCTACCTCGACGAGGCCTATTTCAGGGCCACCCTGCTGGCGGAGGGCATTTTGTTCCAGCGCAAGAATGCGGCCGACAACTTCGTTCACTCCGAGGCGCTGCGCAATGCCG from Aeromonas rivipollensis carries:
- a CDS encoding Na(+)-translocating NADH-quinone reductase subunit C — protein: MAFNKDSTTGTLAVVTGLCLVCSIVVSVAAVGLRPAQLENKALDKQSNILSVAGVDVSSVAKRDLAQLYGDKIEARLVDLATGEFVDGDADNFDTKLAAKDPAKSVRLAPADDKAGLRQISKLIPVFFAKDAQGKVDNIILPIYGQGLWSTMYAFVAVAADGQTIKGITYYDHGETPGLGGEIENPAWRELFVGKKLFDQDGQPALRVIKGHAPAGSEHEIDGLSGATLTGNGVQHTFDFWMGPKGFGPFLAKVRAGEINNG
- a CDS encoding YajG family lipoprotein, translated to MKKSLLLLAALILGGCATHWPETALLNPQVIPSNQQYYSGNRITMEGVDKREAAYVFSIKKKEKAPVLVNSSQPLNNLLAEKLAEGLRSQGLEVGNSGTTNLTLAISTAAVTVEEKTFTYVTKSKVSLQVIADFQGNKLTKQFNMSSSKEEPGEPTMADLESTLNQQLGSVLQQIMADQALRGYLKGQPS
- a CDS encoding BolA family protein; amino-acid sequence: MQQQIEAKLAAALSPSHLEVINESYMHRVEPGSESHFKVIVVSQAFEGQRLLGRHRQVNGVLAEELAGTIHALALHTYTEAEWQAREQAPKTPGCVSKSPFA
- a CDS encoding NADH:ubiquinone reductase (Na(+)-transporting) subunit B produces the protein MSFKQLLENMEHHFEPGGKYAKYYALFEAAYTLFYTPGSVTRNAAHVRDAIDLKRMMIMVWLAVFPAMFWGMYNVGNQSIAAIAHLGSAAGADTWQYTIATLLGASLDPAVAGIGSKMLIGAAHFLPIYLTVFLVGGFWEVLFAMVRKHEINEGFFVTSILFALIVPPELPLWQAALGITFGVVLAKEVFGGTGKNFLNPALAGRAFLFFAYPGQISGDAVWVAVDGYSGATALSQWAQGGQMALINGATGEAISWMDAFLGNLPGSIGEVSTLMILIGAAMIVYMRIASWRIIAGVMIGMVATSLLFNVIGSDTNPMFSMPWHWHLVLGGFAFGMAFMATDPVSAAFTNKGKWWYGALIGVMVVLIRVVNPAFPEGMMLAILFANLFAPLFDHFVAQANIKRRIARGV
- a CDS encoding methyltransferase, which encodes MQTLLDTAHCRLTLYRYPRQSQDPLQAWDAADEYLINTLAEEPLEQDGPVIIMNDGFGALAAYLHGHGPVCVSDSYISERATLANLAENGLEASGITLQDALAPLPSAPALVVIKVSKYQALLEQQLLALRAVVTPATRILAAGKAKDIHSSTLKLFEKYLGATRTSLAWKKARLIHCEPQADRSALTNPFPTVWPLEGTDMLIHNHANVFSRTSLDIGARFMLDNLPIHSARKVIDLGCGNGVLGLSLLAKDSEVEVTFIDESHMAVASARLNVEHNLPDALPRAHFMVNNCLDGVAVGAADRILCNPPFHQLQAITDHIAWQMFTDAHRVLPQGGELWIVGNRHLDYHNKLKRLFANAQVVASNSKFVILKAIKR
- a CDS encoding peptidylprolyl isomerase, with protein sequence MKKLWLLATLIAPLAFAGQKVQMETNHGNIVVELAPKQAPQTVKNFLRYVADGSYDGSLFHRVIQNFVVQGGGYNQQFQPLPTFDPVVNESRGGLPNKRGSIAMARTQAVDSATRQFYFNLVDNDNLNANAGAGYTVFGQVVQGMEVLDKLAQVQTGYSSILRANDVPTSPIILKKVVLLADK
- a CDS encoding Na(+)-translocating NADH-quinone reductase subunit A, with protein sequence MITIKRGLDIPVLGAPEQVIYDGPAITRVATLGEEFVGMRPTMFVKVGDRVIKGQELFEDKKNPGVKFTAPATGVVSEINRGAKRVLQSVVIDIDGSDEQVTFEHFASAELAQLERSKVQDILVASGQWTALRTRPFSKVPAVGSAPRAIFVTAMDTNPLAANAEIIIKEQAQAFLDGLAVLSRLTDGTVHVCKGEASLPHASLAQVKEAVFVGPHPAGLPGTHIHFLDPVGAKKVQWHINYQDVIAYGKLFTTGQIFTDKVIALAGPNVIKPRLLRTRLGACISQLTNNELRADENRIISGSLLSGAKAEGVHDYLGRYHNQVSVLGEGREKEFLGWVKPSADKFSITRTTLSHLMKGKLINFTTTTNGSDRSMVPIGNYERVMPLDILPTLLLRDLVSGDTDSAQALGCLELDEEDLALCAFVCPGKTEYGPVLRECLTKIELEG